gagagagtgaTGCAAAGAggatatttagaataaatatctTAAACTAAATAAGATCTTCGTATTATTCTAGTTTTCCGGATATTCTCAGAATTAACAGatctctatttttattttataaggcTTCCGCTACATCAGAGTGGTAAGAGTTTGAATCTCAAGagagatgatgataatgatgatgaagTAAAGAGATTACCAAGGAAGATAAAGCCTCGGGGGATAGTTGGTAATCAGGGGCCATAGTGACAATCACTGAAGAATCAACAATGGTTGCTCCCTGAAAGAATCTCATAAATACTTAAAAGGAAGTGATAGAGGGTGAGAAATGATTAAAGAAATACCGAGAGAAGAACAGCAGTTTCAgctccttgtagatccttgaAAGTGACATATGCCAGCTTAGACCTTTCTGTCTCGCTGTGCATCTCAAGGTAGAGAATGTCGCCGGAAAAGGAAAAGAACTCCTTGAGGTCTCGCTCCGTAGCTCCTAGAGATACATTGCTCACTTTTACACTTGTCATCTGCAATAAGAAAAGATCCAATCTCGTGAGACTTAACAGCAAAATCACAATCTTAGGCTTTAAATCATTACTAGTTCGATTCCACATTTCACTAAGATTAACCTAACCGACCTCACACACAACTCTTTCTTCACAATTCGCATTATCGTATTATCAATAAAAGTAAGTCAAAGTTTAAAACTTTTCAAATGCTgctcaaataatataaaactaagGACTAATAATAAATCTCGTTAAAAAAAGCTAATCTTTCTGTCTCACACTAATCCTTTGACATGAATCGCGTTAATGGCCGCAAATCGAAATGATCTAACACCATTTTCGCACAAATATTTACGGGATAATAATGATCACAAACAGATCTGTAGGAATCATCTTCCTTAGCAGCAATAGTAACCATCGATCTTGTCGGGagaaaagaaaacgaaaaagcAACTCGTGGAGGTTAAGAGAGACTTACGGACATGGTGGAAATCGATCGACGCGGTCCGAGACGGAACTTTTTTGCTGTTTCACCTCACGAACAAAGTTTGAAACAAAGACGAAAAttcaaaggaaagaaaaaaataaaatctttggAAGCGGATTTGAGGAGAGAGGAAAGTGGACCCCACCTAGGAAAAACGGACGAGAAGTCTTCGGATTTGCCACGTGCTTTTGTCGGGATGCAATGCAGTTTCCCACGTGCCAAGCGTAAATCAACAGTTTAGTAGTGTACTACgtaaaaaacttattttactATTTGACCCATTTTGCACCTAAGGTTTATACTGAGATTtaatttaatgaattaattaattataccgagatttgattaattaaataatttttatcctaaaaatttaaatatttaaataaaaatactgtattaaattattattttatagtttagttCTCTAGTTGTTGCATTAATAATTAGTAAGGATCTATGGACAAAACTAACTAACGACGTGACGAAATCACTCTTTCCACCAGTGTCTATTACCCACGTGTCTCAAGCTCAGAGTATCCTTCACATCGTAAGAGCATCTTGTATTCGAGAGTAGACTACAAGATAAGATTCTTCTCATACACACACCCGTACTTTTCCCGCTTACATTTACATCCTCTTTCACATAAACCTGGAGGTGGATATACTTGTTAGATTCTAAACTATCAAGTCCACTTTCAGAATATTATAGAAAAAGTAAGGGCTAAAACCTGAGATTACACAAAAAGGTACAAACTTTTACATTCATACAGCTAATGTGACACTCCACGCTTttctcaatctctctctctccgcgaTTCACGCTTTTCTCAATCTCACTGTCGGAGAGAGAGAATCACGCCGCCGAATCGATCATCACCGTCGAAAAAGGAAGAGACTTTCGTGGTGGGTTTTTCCGAGACAAGAGAGATGAGTTTCCAAGATTTAGAGGCGGGAAGAGGAAGATCATTAGCTTCTTCACGGAACATCAATGGAGGAGGTCGACAAGACACAACGCAAGCCGTAGCTTCCGGTATTTTTCAGATCAACACGAGCGTCTCCAGCTTCCAACGACTCGTCAACACTCTCGGTACTCCCAAAGACACGCCCGAGCTACGAGATAAGCTGTAAGATTCCTCTAAAGTTGTCTCCTTTTGTCTCAGTTGGCATTGTTTCTAAAATTCAGTTGTGTGTTTAAGGCACAAGACAAGACTACAGATCGGACAGTTGGTGAAAGACACAGCAGCTAAACTTAAAGAAGCTAGTGAAACTGATCATCAGAGAGGTGTCAATGTGAGTGTGTCTTTTTATTCTTATGTTTGGTATCTGAATTTTGATTGGTttgttttatacttttttttttctggtgtgtttagcaaaagaagaagattgttGATGCTAAGCTTGCAAAAGACTTTCAATCTGTATTGAAAGAGTTTCAAAAGGCTCAGCGTCTCGCTGCTGAAAGAGAAACCGTTTATGCTCCTCTTGTCACAAGACCATCTCCTCCATCTAGGTAAatgcaaataaatcaaaaatggCTTATGCTTGCTTTGTGGTCTTGTATCTTGATTCATTGGCTTTGGTAAATATAGCTATACACCGAGTGAGATAGATGTGAAGGGAGATAAGCATCAAGAGCAGCGTGCGCTTCTTGTGGAATCAAAAAGGTAAAGTTTATACAGACAAAGTACTGAGATGGTTTATCTTTTGAttggtttgttgttgttgttgttacagACAAGAACTTGTACTGTTGGACAATGAGATTGCGTTTAATGAGGCTGTTATTGAGGAAAGGGAGCAAGGGATAGAAGAAATCCAGCAGCAGATTGGCGAGGTGCATGAGATCTTCAAAGACTTGGCAGTGTTGGTACATGATCAAGGAACCATGATTGGTACAACTGATTCATACTAAAACTTTAACTTGTATCCTCATATTTTCAAATCTAACACCTGTTTCTTTTTGTACGCAGATGATATCAGCACTCACATTGATAACTCCCACGCTGCAACTGCACTAGGAAAATCCCATCTCGCAAAAGCCTCAAAGACACAAAGATCGAATTCTTCTCTGGTAAAAAAAACTATCCAAGCTTTTGATCAGACaataaatgtgtttttttttgaggATATAGGATGATGATAAGAGCAAACCTataaacttcttcttgccatttCTTTTCCCTTGCAGACGTGCTTGCTCTTGGTGATTTTTGGTATCGTGCTCCTGATTGTTATTATAGTGCTCGCGGTTTGATTTTCCAGAACTCTTGAAAGCATGAAAAGAGTTCTTCATCATCATTCTAGAGAAAGCATAGATGTGTGTATGTTCTGTCCAATTGTCTCCTCATGGCTCTCTCCTTTGCTCTACCATTTAGTCTGTTGGACTGTTGGTCTTTTGTCTCTTGTTATGAGTATATAGAGTAGTTCCCTTTGTTTTGGTTTGTGGGTGTTGGGTTTTGTAAGAAAGTGTTACTGCTTTGTTGTCTCTTCTGTTGAAGACCAGAGTGAATCATAAAACTGAAATCTTctatttgtgttttcttctttaAAGTGAAATTCTTAGTTTCGATTAGCTGACCATGAAGCTAAGTGAATCATATAACCAATGACAAAGGTCGAGCAGAACAAAGTATGCACAATTAAAAATCATCTCAGTTGCTGTAGCATTGCTTTCAtcagtatcatatatatatccACAAAGTTCTGTTACACTTTCTATTATGTAAATGAAGATTTCTGCACaaagtttaaaacttttttatacaaaagagacttaataaaataaaataaaaactcttaGTCCCAAGCATCAAGTTAGTAGAGAAAGCCTATACAATTTTTGACACTAAAACATAATCCTTCACAGTTGCTTTGTCTCTGAAGTGAGATGACCCAACTCCTCTATAAGCTTATCCACATGCCCACCATTTGCGTCGCTACTCTCTAGCGTTGTCTCATCTCCAAAAACAGGGCTTTGTGCCAGATACTCTTCAAAGATATCACAGTTACTCATCAGTTCATCAATATCAAGGTCTTGAGGTAATCCCTCAAGCTGATTCGGTACTGAACCACCGTCAAGGAAGGGGCTAGGAGAGATGAATGCCTCTGAAACATCCTTCTCTGCATTCATGTAGTTTTCTGTAGGTGAGTCACTGATGCTCTCTTGTGGCATGGGAGGAATCATTGGCATTAAGGAAGTTGAAGCAGAGGGTATGGGTGCATATGCTTGTGATTGTCCTGAAGTTGTGGGCAGTAACACCTCCTGAAAAGTGACTCCAGAGTCCCGGTTTGGCGAAAACGGGAACTTCTCATCAGTGTTCATCATGTTCCACATCATAGAATCACTTCTAATAGGCTGATACTTAACTATCTGTCCATCAGAAGCAGCAGTGGTACCATCCTCAGTGAGTCTCCGCTTCTTACTAGCCTCAGTCACATGCATATTATTACTATCCGTCTGCTTCTGTATGAACTGAGAGAGGAAAGTTGGATTCTGAACAGCTTTAGCGAGGAAAGACATGATCTGCTGCTGCCTCTGCTCCATAGTCTGAAGACTCTTCACCATCGTCTGAAGCTTGCTGTCCGTTGATTGTTGCTGCTGGCGTAACTTCACTAGCTCCTGCATCAGCACGTTCTTGTCTCTTTTAAGCTGTTCAACCTCTTCCTCGAGACCAAACTTCCCAACCTCTACGCATGAAGATAACGAAGCCATGTGACCCTGATGAGATTGTGtattactactactagtacCATGTCCGTGAGTAGATTTTCTCCGGCTTATCGTCTTCAAGAGATGCTTTTGACCTCTCAAGAAACCTTCGTTCGCAAACTCCCACCGATCTGGATCCACTTTCCTGAAACCCTGAatcatataaaagttttaaactttCTCAAAATTAAGATCACACGAATCATGAAAGACTGAAACTTTTGTAAAGATCGgtttttgagaagatgttaacTACTTACATAGGTGTTCAACTGACGAACGAAGCTGGAGAAATTGTTGTGTTTGAAGTATCTGGGGAGAAGGGAGCGAGAAAACTCCGGCGGGTCCCACACGACGAAGCTGTTGTTCGCCGGGCTCCACGAGACGATCGCGTCGCTCGCCGGATCTTCCACCATGTCGTACGTCTTGCTGAGGAAAGGAGGAGGTAAAGCGTTCGCGCCAAGCAACGTCGCCGGATGCGGATTTCGGAGCGGCGGCGCCGTCGTAGCCTCGCCGCTTTTTGAGTCTCCGCCGGTTACACCATCCATCATCTTgtacggagagagagagagggagaggaagAGAAAAGAGGGTGAAAATGACTTGAGATTTACGATACtacccttttttattttgagctCCTGTGATAGCGCGACGGGACACGTGTCGTTGTTTTCTGGTGGgcttttatgtttgttttttatatactaCTTGTGTGTGGGTCGAAAAAAAGGtcagtttttttaataaagaacTGGGCCTAAGCTATGATTGAAATAATTGGAGGTGGTTGTAGATAAGACATTGTTTACTCGATTTAATTTAAGTAATTAACTAAAACCAGTGTTTTAACCAGACCGACGGTTGAACCAGGATAAGCCGTGAACCGATAATATATCCAGATTCGGTAAATATTAATTGGAAAAAGTTTCCTAGCTACACGGACTATTGGACATTTGTTTTTAAACCCAGATCGAACCAGCAGCCAGACCAGGTTGAACCATGAACCGAAAATAATCTGGGTTGGGTTAATGATAAAACCTAACTAAAATCGAACCAGTTAAAAACTCCTATCGAATGTCAAAAACCTGGAAACCTGGAAACAACAAACTGACCAAATCTCGGTTTGTATATAAGCcatattgattttaaattttaattgttatttttaagtttttctacACATTATggctatttaaatattttatttgatatgatatatttttttaaaaaaatatgcatattatttataaaagatgattaaatttagtttaatctAAGTAAACCCGATTGAACCCGGATCAGATCGGTCGAACCACAATGATTTATGACCCAAAAAAATTCTGGTTCGCtatccggtccggttttaaaaacactgctaTTGGGTAATATATCGGAAACCATACGAAGTATTGAAATGTATTGGATCCAATTTTGACCTTGGGTTGGATTAAGTTttcttaattttgattttaccCCAACAATTTTAAATAGATCTGATTACACCCCGAAAGGtgaaatttacataattttgatAAGTTGGTGTAGCTACTGGTACATTTTAATACTTCGTATGGTTTCCGATTTATTACCCAATAGTCTGTGTAGCTAAGAAACTTTTttccataattaatatttaaaaaacagtTATAAAGTATAAAACCCATGTCAAActgcaaaaaaatattgaaccAAATCAGGCTTGTTGATAATCCTCTACTATAAATCAGTTTGATGTGGAAGCCCTAGGTCTAGTGGTTTGaccgaaaattcaataataCTTTTGCACCAGAAGATCTATGTTTCAATTTTTGGAAAAGATATTGGAAAAAAGAtggaaaattgccacaaatagcacattaatagtaccacttttcatgtttacactaaccacttttaccctcacttttattgaagggtaaaagacaattatacacttatggttaactaatctagacttagggtttagagttgaggagtggagtaaggtttttggaatgtgaaatttaggattctaataaatatataaaaaaatatttaaaaaatatataaaaaatgttaaaaaatagtttcaaacataattttcgtttttcaaaaagaaatttgaaaaaaaaaatcgaaaaaaaaaattcaaaaaaaaataatttataaaaaagttcgaatttgaaaaaatattattcgaaaacataaaaaaccattttactttttttttaattattatttttatttaaataataatttattatatatataaataacaaggtcataagagtcttttgccacttaatgaagaatatattttgaaaaatgtctctttagtgatggtaaaaatgaaaagtgataccatgaaagtgataaacatgtaatttcttcaaaaaagatttataaaagatCTTCAGCATGACACAAAAAGTACTGTTTGTAATGTTTCTTATAGAGTTTGTAATGACATAATAAATCAGTGTTAAAATATTCAGTTGTTTATTAGTCATTCTTCTTTTAAACTAATACGATAAAGTTTCCAAAAAAGAACATTgatacatataatttttaaatattcttaatatattttttgatatttttacaattttcaatTACAAATCACTAgtgttaaaatattaatttttatatttttatttgatttgtatTTCATTACTATTTATATTgagatttttaattataagttcatataaaattttagaagataataacaactatttaattttaaattttattttatatttaatcacAATCGAATAGGTTGAACCCAATcaaagtctatatatatatatatatatataaaagtaaaaacatcTATGATTTTGTTATCGGTTTGATTTTAAAGACATTGACTACTCTAAACATATGCGGTTAAGATGCATAATCAGCCTCTACGTTTTTATTTTTGGCTTTGTTGCAAGCTTTTAAGGATATTTAATACTCatcaaagaaaagaaagaaaaattagcTTGTGATGCTTGTGTTTTTTATTAGATCTGTTCATACCCTAAGTCAATGCATTTACTTTGAGATAACAAAGCGAATCCCAGAGACCATGGAATGAGACTACAACTTTGAGCATGCAGGAAGTGTGTCACTAACTTTTACAGTAAATGTTACATAGTTTATCAGACATGCAGTGTTGAAAGAAAGAGGCAGTAGATGATCTTGAGTGGCATGGATCAAGCGTAAAGATTAGCCTTCAAACTTCCCTCCTTATAGTATCTTTAGAGGAGAAGAACAAAAATCCCTACAACTCTTGTGTTTCtcttttgataatttattgGTCATGTATATTTCTTtctttggaagaatcacattcaATATAATCCTCTCTAGcagattgattgattgattttcttcttcttaatttttgtttgtaatgTCCTAAGAAAACAAAGTTTGCAAATAAACTATATCCAACATAAGAAGTGCACACTCAAGTTTGATTTAACTTACGTAAACGAAACATCTTATAAACGTTTAAATTTTACAACTATTAATCATTTGAGGTAGACAAAAGATAATTTTATTCATAAATCCACTTTGATAAATCACTAATGGGATACTACATTTTTAAAACACTGTAaagaacataatatatatttcttatacttCAGGATAAGTGGGTATTGACAACGAGAATCACACCCGTTACAAACTGGCCGACTTGTATAATTATTGGGAATAACCATATATATGGACTCAGCCTCACCTCCGGGATTAATCCATATGAAATCTCCAAACGTACATTTGATATGAAGAGTGACGCCACATTGATCACATGAATAAAACCATTTTTCTGGGTTTAGATCTTCCTCGCATACCTCGCACCAGTACTGATCCCTCGTTTTTTCCCCGTAACATAGAGTCAGAAAATGATCTTTATCGTTTTTGTGTTCTACCAATTTTGGCAAAATAGAACATTTGACGTCTAAAACAAATTTGCATTCCTCACAACTGAAAACCATACATGCCTTATCTCCACAAGCATTGCATAATTTGTCTTTTGTTGAGTAATTGATGTATAACGAATGATGAGGATGACCTTCATGGACAAAGGGCTCAGATATAGAACCACATCGCACATCAAGGTTGATAATACCATTATCACTTATGTACATGAAACcttcaaaataattttgacAAGCATCACATAAATTTAACTCGCAAGAATTTGAGACTAAAGTCATAGACATCTTGTAGAAGgaatctattttcttttttggaaGATCAGCACATTTCTGATGAATGATGAAGTAATCACATACCATGCAATCATAGAATAGAGTAGAAAATATGGGATATGCGCATATTGTACAACGCCTACTTTTACCGTTAGCATCACTCCCTTCTTTGAGCTTTAATGTATGATTCTTATGAATGAAATGCTTTATTACTCCTTCTTCGATCACTTCATATGCTTTAGAGTTTGTGGTATCTTCCAATATGCTTTCAAGTTCAATACCATCCCAGATCCCAAACCTTGTGGCACATCTCACATGAATTGCAAAATCAGGACATTTTGAGCAAGAATAAGCTCCACATGTCCAATTTATCTCTTTCATACAGACTTCACATTTCCAATCACCGGTCTCGAGGCAATCATTGTAGGATATACGATGAACATGACGACTAATTTTTATAATGTGTGGTATGTCTATACAATTCCTATGGACCATGAAATTGCACTGAAGACATATATAAGGATTTGGATCATTATCCATTCCacaagcattaaaacaaaaattcgtTGCGGCAAAAGAGTGAGTTGATGTTCATGCGCTTTGGGGTGGTCAAGAGTTAAAGGAGGTGGATTCTTTGCACATTCGACATCCACGCTGAAATTGCAAAT
The Brassica napus cultivar Da-Ae chromosome A1, Da-Ae, whole genome shotgun sequence DNA segment above includes these coding regions:
- the LOC106415502 gene encoding syntaxin-23, whose translation is MSFQDLEAGRGRSLASSRNINGGGRQDTTQAVASGIFQINTSVSSFQRLVNTLGTPKDTPELRDKLHKTRLQIGQLVKDTAAKLKEASETDHQRGVNQKKKIVDAKLAKDFQSVLKEFQKAQRLAAERETVYAPLVTRPSPPSSYTPSEIDVKGDKHQEQRALLVESKRQELVLLDNEIAFNEAVIEEREQGIEEIQQQIGEVHEIFKDLAVLVHDQGTMIDDISTHIDNSHAATALGKSHLAKASKTQRSNSSLTCLLLVIFGIVLLIVIIVLAV
- the LOC106415419 gene encoding heat stress transcription factor A-1a, encoding MMDGVTGGDSKSGEATTAPPLRNPHPATLLGANALPPPFLSKTYDMVEDPASDAIVSWSPANNSFVVWDPPEFSRSLLPRYFKHNNFSSFVRQLNTYGFRKVDPDRWEFANEGFLRGQKHLLKTISRRKSTHGHGTSSSNTQSHQGHMASLSSCVEVGKFGLEEEVEQLKRDKNVLMQELVKLRQQQQSTDSKLQTMVKSLQTMEQRQQQIMSFLAKAVQNPTFLSQFIQKQTDSNNMHVTEASKKRRLTEDGTTAASDGQIVKYQPIRSDSMMWNMMNTDEKFPFSPNRDSGVTFQEVLLPTTSGQSQAYAPIPSASTSLMPMIPPMPQESISDSPTENYMNAEKDVSEAFISPSPFLDGGSVPNQLEGLPQDLDIDELMSNCDIFEEYLAQSPVFGDETTLESSDANGGHVDKLIEELGHLTSETKQL